Proteins encoded together in one Argiope bruennichi chromosome 1, qqArgBrue1.1, whole genome shotgun sequence window:
- the LOC129972259 gene encoding endothelial zinc finger protein induced by tumor necrosis factor alpha-like — translation MHARIHTKEKPYVCEVCSKAFTDRSTLAIHLRTHTKDKPYACEICGFMQRKHLMFVKSVAIDSVIKLISGNTRTHTKEKPHVCYKAFNRKGNLMKHLRTHPQEDI, via the exons atgcatgcacgcattcatacaaaagaaaagcctTACGTTTGTGAAGTTTGTAGTAAAGCATTCACTGATAGAAGCACATTAGCCATTCACTTACGTACGCATACAAAGGACAAACCTTATGCCTGTGAGATCTGTG GATTCATGCAAAGGAAACACCTTATGTTTGTGAAATCTGTGGCAATAGATTCAGTGATAAAGCTAATTTCTGGAAACACACGTACGCATACAAAGGAAAAGCCCCATGTCTGTTACAAAGCATTCAACAGGAAaggaaatttaatgaaacatttacgTACCCATCCGCAAGAAGACATTTAA